Below is a genomic region from Gracilimonas sp..
TTAAAGAACTAGAGCCAGATCTTGGGCCATATTTGTTTAATGAAGGTACACTGGAAATCCTCCCGGATGGGTATGGTTTTCTTCGCTCAGTAAATTACAATTACAAAGCCAGTCCGGACGATATTTACGTGTCGCCATCTCAGATTAAGCGTTTTCGCCTGAAGCAGGGAGACGTGGTGATTGGTGTAATTCGTCCCCCGAAAGTTGGAGAACGTTATTTTGCTCTGCTCCGTATCGAAGGGGTAAATGGACGTATTCCTCACGATATGGATAATCGTCAGGATTTTGAGGAACTCCTTCCGGTTCATCCCGACCAGCGGTATCGACTGGAATTTGAGGCAACTAATCATTCCACCCGACTTATTGATTTGTTTGCACCGGTAGGAAAAGGGCAGCGAGGCTTGATTGTAGCTCAGCCCAAAACCGGTAAGACTACTATTCTGAGAAACATTGCCAATGCCGTTTCTGCCAATCATCCTGATACCAAAATTTTGATTGTGCTCATTGATGAGCGGCCGGAGGAGGTCACTGAAATGGAGCGTACCGTGAAAGGGGCAGAAGTGGTTGCTTCTACCTTTGACGAACGCCCTGAAAATCATGTTGGGCTTGCCGAAATAGTTTTTGAAAAAGCCAAGCGTCTTGTCGAAAGCGGACATGATGTACTGCTTTTGATGGATTCCATTACCCGCCTTGCACGGGCTTACAATATTACGGCATCCAACAAAGGACGAACCATGACAGGTGGGGTAGATTCTGAAGCACTTAAAGCACCGCGACAGCTTTTCAGTTCTGCACGAAATATCGAGAACGGCGGATCGCTTACTATACTTGCTACTGCTTTGATTGATACTGGCTCCCGAATGGATGACGTGATCTTTGAGGAGTTCAAGGGTACCGGTAACATGGAAATCTACCTGGATCGCAGAATTTCTGATCGCCGCTTATATCCGGCTATCGACATCTTCCGAAGCGGAACCCGCCGCGAAGAGCTGTTGGTTTCGGATGCGGAACGCGAAAAGGTCGTCTTGTTGCGAAGGTATCTAACCAATATGAGTCCGTTTGAAGCCATGGATTTTCTGCTTGAGAAAATTAAAGGCACGAAGAACAACGAAGAGTTTCTTATCTCAATGAACAAATGATGTTAGTTTACAGTTAACAGTTGTCAGTGTTCAAAAAAATCTCTATTTGACCACTGACAATCTGATTACTGCTAACTGTTTACTGTAATGAACATCAATAAATTTCTTTTCCAGAAGAGTTGGATTTATTTCGCTCTATTCTTTGGCTTTGCGCTTTGGGGATTCTGGCCCAGCTATTATTCTGATGTATCCAGAGACTATTCTCTGCAAACTCATCTTCATGGCATTGGGATGACACTCTGGTGTTTGATGCTGATCTCTCAGGCTTACCTTATTAAAATTAATAAGCGGACCATTCATAGGTATATTGGGAAAGCTTCCTATGTATTAGTTCCTTTTATCGTAGGTTCAACAGTGGTTTTAACGCATTCCAGCCTTT
It encodes:
- the rho gene encoding transcription termination factor Rho; protein product: MSDNETAGISAGELESLEGKKLHELQTIAKSIGIKRVTGVRKVQLIEQIREEAQKQDSSDSKASDQKDDRQKNDSSEKDSEMKNYGGQDHIVSYKKKDEEKKDDSKKKKHKHSNTRRKGHEHNKLPESDATSLEARIKELEPDLGPYLFNEGTLEILPDGYGFLRSVNYNYKASPDDIYVSPSQIKRFRLKQGDVVIGVIRPPKVGERYFALLRIEGVNGRIPHDMDNRQDFEELLPVHPDQRYRLEFEATNHSTRLIDLFAPVGKGQRGLIVAQPKTGKTTILRNIANAVSANHPDTKILIVLIDERPEEVTEMERTVKGAEVVASTFDERPENHVGLAEIVFEKAKRLVESGHDVLLLMDSITRLARAYNITASNKGRTMTGGVDSEALKAPRQLFSSARNIENGGSLTILATALIDTGSRMDDVIFEEFKGTGNMEIYLDRRISDRRLYPAIDIFRSGTRREELLVSDAEREKVVLLRRYLTNMSPFEAMDFLLEKIKGTKNNEEFLISMNK